A single window of Vibrio campbellii CAIM 519 = NBRC 15631 = ATCC 25920 DNA harbors:
- the malQ gene encoding 4-alpha-glucanotransferase gives MKEQTALKKVADMARLADSYVSAWGDEAKVSEETLRRLLTSLGYDTGSDEKLLASAEKKHKKDVLAPVLVLRDGEPVEVELNLGTSARESEFSWRLETEQGEVLEGYLQSQIVRDERAEGGPLVFALPKNLAWGYHKLIISRKRRKTPYEMSLIITPKACFKQEDLNQHKKLWGPSIQLYTLRTQHNWGIGDFGDLKQLVSDIASRGGDFIGLNPIHSLFPANPEGASPYSPSSRRWLNIMYIDVSSVPEFALSAEAQQRVGSAEFQQRLQKARESHWVNYTEVSELKMSILPLLFSEFKARHLDKNTDRARAFLEFVELGGESLLHQAAFDALHGELHAEDSSVWGWPVFPEKFRTFDAAATQKYIKDNSDRVHLYMYLQWLADDQIKEAQALAEEKGMTVGLYRDLAVGVADSGSETWADDGALVLDASIGAPPDILGPLGQNWGLPPLNPQVLEATGYDAYIKLLRANMKHCGALRIDHVLGLLRLWWIPKGEKATEGAYLYYPVEDMLAILALESHRHQCSVIGEDLGTVPDEIVDILRDAGVHSYKVFFFETSKDDGGFISPKHYAEQSMAALCTHDMPTLRGFWHCDDLKMGREIGLYPDEQQLEGLFEDRLKCKQGILDSVRWHGYLPEGIGHDAQYVPMDSYLSEALQLHVAAGDSALLSVQLEDWLEMDQPVNIPGTVDEYPNWRRKLSMNLDEIFSREDVNRISKRLTEVRAKASK, from the coding sequence ATGAAAGAACAAACAGCATTAAAGAAAGTCGCAGACATGGCGCGATTAGCTGATAGCTACGTCAGCGCGTGGGGAGACGAGGCAAAAGTTTCTGAAGAAACACTGCGCCGCTTGCTCACTTCACTTGGCTACGATACTGGCAGCGATGAGAAGCTATTGGCTTCTGCTGAGAAAAAACATAAGAAAGACGTACTAGCCCCTGTTCTTGTTTTACGCGACGGCGAACCAGTCGAAGTGGAACTAAACCTAGGTACGAGTGCTCGCGAGAGCGAATTTAGCTGGCGTTTAGAAACAGAACAAGGAGAGGTACTTGAAGGCTATCTTCAGTCGCAAATTGTTCGTGATGAACGAGCTGAGGGTGGCCCTCTAGTGTTTGCATTGCCAAAGAACTTGGCATGGGGTTACCACAAACTGATCATCAGCCGTAAGCGTCGCAAGACCCCTTACGAAATGTCGCTGATCATCACACCTAAAGCGTGTTTCAAACAAGAAGACCTAAACCAACACAAAAAGCTATGGGGCCCAAGCATCCAGCTTTATACACTGCGTACTCAGCACAACTGGGGTATCGGTGACTTCGGTGATCTGAAGCAGTTGGTGAGTGACATCGCATCTCGTGGCGGTGACTTCATTGGTTTGAACCCAATTCATTCATTGTTCCCAGCGAACCCAGAAGGTGCGAGCCCATACAGCCCATCTTCTCGTCGTTGGTTGAACATCATGTACATCGACGTAAGCTCTGTGCCTGAATTCGCGCTAAGTGCAGAAGCACAACAACGCGTTGGCAGCGCTGAATTCCAACAACGTTTACAAAAAGCACGTGAATCACATTGGGTGAACTACACCGAAGTGTCTGAGCTTAAGATGAGCATTCTTCCGTTGCTATTTAGCGAGTTTAAAGCGCGTCATCTAGACAAGAACACAGACCGTGCTCGTGCATTCCTTGAGTTTGTAGAACTTGGTGGCGAGAGCCTGCTTCACCAAGCGGCATTCGATGCGCTACACGGTGAACTACACGCTGAAGATTCAAGCGTTTGGGGTTGGCCAGTATTCCCTGAGAAGTTCCGCACGTTCGATGCAGCGGCAACTCAGAAGTACATTAAAGATAACTCGGACCGCGTTCATCTGTACATGTACCTACAGTGGCTTGCAGACGACCAAATCAAAGAAGCGCAGGCTCTTGCTGAAGAAAAAGGCATGACGGTTGGTTTGTACCGCGACCTTGCGGTTGGTGTTGCGGATTCCGGCAGCGAGACCTGGGCGGATGACGGCGCGTTAGTATTGGATGCGAGCATCGGTGCGCCACCAGATATCCTTGGTCCACTAGGCCAAAACTGGGGTCTACCACCGCTAAACCCACAAGTGTTGGAAGCAACAGGGTACGACGCGTACATCAAGCTACTGCGTGCCAACATGAAACACTGTGGTGCGCTGCGTATCGACCACGTTCTTGGCCTGCTTCGTTTATGGTGGATTCCAAAAGGTGAGAAAGCGACAGAAGGTGCTTACCTGTACTACCCAGTAGAAGACATGCTAGCAATCCTAGCACTTGAGTCTCACCGTCATCAGTGTTCTGTAATCGGTGAAGACTTGGGTACTGTGCCTGATGAAATCGTCGACATCCTACGTGACGCAGGCGTGCACTCATACAAAGTGTTTTTCTTCGAAACATCAAAAGACGACGGCGGCTTCATTTCTCCGAAGCACTACGCTGAGCAGTCTATGGCGGCATTGTGTACGCACGATATGCCAACTCTCCGTGGTTTCTGGCACTGTGATGACTTGAAGATGGGGCGTGAGATCGGTCTGTACCCAGACGAGCAACAACTGGAAGGTCTGTTTGAGGATCGTTTGAAGTGTAAGCAAGGTATCCTAGACAGCGTACGTTGGCACGGTTACCTGCCAGAAGGTATCGGCCATGATGCGCAATACGTACCAATGGATTCTTACCTAAGTGAAGCATTGCAGTTGCATGTGGCTGCGGGTGATTCAGCACTACTGAGTGTTCAGCTTGAAGACTGGCTAGAGATGGACCAACCGGTCAACATTCCTGGCACGGTAGATGAGTATCCAAACTGGCGTCGTAAACTGTCGATGAACCTTGATGAAATCTTCAGCCGTGAAGACGTTAACCGTATTTCTAAGCGCTTGACTGAAGTGCGCGCGAAAGCGAGCAAATAA
- a CDS encoding alpha-amylase, whose translation MKLNLITTTLLLASASAIAEPNITISTTTNSRDFPLSAEQPLVVPLTKDGYTLKITGVEGDCVAPDGQKVKFNKPIALNCGKPTELPLKIRFTGDYSFAFDAEAKTLRFKREPKKVAKTEFKRPIPQVQCEVYQGGEVTIALGDSFPDGTKLRDAYSGQMVEVKDQQVSLTPSKDSGGLVLLEPVKKTKEAVPFDYRNANIYFVMVDRFNNADTSNDNSYGRNKDGKEEIGTFHGGDLKGVIEKLDYIKSLGTDAIWLSPIVEQVHGFVGGGDSGSFPFYAYHGYWTRDFTKIDENFGDEDDLKLLVEEAHKRGLKVLMDAVINHTSYSTLADLQFDGIEVLKPNADLPKKWGDWQPKAGENWHSYHQNIDYQSPNWAKWWGGDWVRTGLPGYPAPGSSDITMSLAGLPDFITESDKAVKPAQWLLDNPGTRVEARDNYTVSDYLIEWQTDWVKRFGIDGYRVDTVKHVEGDVWKRLKEEASSSLEQWRKENGKSGQPFWMMGEVWGHTAYRSPYFDDGFDALINFDMQKKLDKGAACFSQMADTYQSYANTIANEKDFNPVSYMSSHDTELFFSRFKDYGMQRNAANALLLSPGAVQVYFGDEVGRNIGPYADDFHQGTRSDMVWKLSDGKQALLKHWQTLGQFRKAHPAIGAGQHQVIEQEGAYVFSRSLGNDKVVVAFVGREK comes from the coding sequence ATGAAACTGAATCTGATTACGACTACCTTATTGCTTGCATCGGCAAGTGCCATCGCCGAGCCAAACATCACCATATCTACCACGACCAACAGCCGTGACTTTCCTTTAAGTGCAGAGCAGCCTTTGGTTGTGCCCTTAACCAAAGATGGCTATACACTCAAAATCACGGGTGTTGAAGGCGATTGTGTCGCGCCTGATGGTCAAAAGGTAAAGTTTAACAAGCCTATCGCGTTGAACTGCGGTAAGCCAACGGAACTGCCGTTAAAAATCCGCTTTACCGGCGATTACTCTTTTGCTTTTGATGCGGAAGCGAAAACACTGCGCTTCAAGCGTGAGCCTAAGAAAGTCGCCAAGACTGAGTTCAAACGCCCAATCCCACAAGTGCAATGTGAAGTTTACCAAGGTGGTGAAGTTACCATTGCGTTAGGTGACAGTTTCCCTGATGGCACCAAGTTGCGTGATGCCTATTCTGGGCAAATGGTCGAAGTAAAAGATCAGCAAGTATCGCTGACGCCAAGCAAAGACTCTGGCGGTTTGGTGCTACTAGAGCCAGTGAAGAAAACCAAAGAAGCAGTACCGTTTGATTACCGTAATGCCAATATTTACTTCGTGATGGTCGACCGTTTCAACAACGCCGATACGAGCAATGACAACAGCTATGGGCGCAATAAAGATGGCAAAGAAGAGATCGGCACTTTCCACGGTGGTGACCTAAAAGGCGTGATCGAGAAACTGGATTACATCAAGAGCCTAGGTACCGATGCAATTTGGTTATCGCCAATCGTTGAGCAAGTGCATGGTTTTGTGGGCGGCGGCGATAGCGGCTCATTCCCATTCTACGCTTACCACGGTTACTGGACGCGTGACTTTACGAAGATTGATGAGAACTTCGGTGACGAAGATGACCTTAAATTGCTGGTGGAAGAGGCACACAAACGTGGTCTTAAAGTCTTGATGGACGCAGTAATCAACCACACCAGTTACTCAACGTTAGCCGATTTGCAATTTGACGGTATTGAGGTGTTAAAACCAAACGCTGATTTACCGAAGAAGTGGGGCGACTGGCAACCAAAAGCGGGTGAAAATTGGCATAGCTACCACCAGAATATTGATTACCAGAGTCCAAACTGGGCGAAATGGTGGGGCGGTGACTGGGTAAGAACCGGTTTGCCGGGATACCCAGCTCCGGGCAGCAGTGACATCACTATGTCATTGGCGGGTTTGCCTGACTTTATCACCGAATCAGACAAAGCTGTGAAGCCTGCGCAGTGGCTATTGGATAACCCTGGTACTCGCGTAGAGGCGCGTGACAATTACACCGTTTCGGACTACCTAATTGAGTGGCAAACTGATTGGGTGAAACGCTTTGGTATTGATGGCTACCGTGTTGATACGGTGAAGCACGTTGAAGGCGATGTGTGGAAACGTTTGAAAGAAGAAGCTTCGAGCAGCCTTGAGCAGTGGCGTAAAGAGAACGGTAAGTCAGGTCAGCCATTCTGGATGATGGGCGAAGTATGGGGACATACCGCTTATCGCAGTCCTTACTTTGACGATGGCTTTGATGCGTTGATTAACTTTGATATGCAGAAGAAGTTAGACAAAGGCGCGGCGTGTTTCAGCCAAATGGCAGACACCTACCAAAGTTACGCAAACACAATCGCTAACGAGAAAGACTTCAACCCAGTGAGTTACATGTCTTCTCACGATACTGAGTTGTTCTTCTCTCGCTTCAAAGATTACGGCATGCAGCGTAACGCCGCGAATGCACTGCTTCTGAGCCCAGGTGCTGTTCAGGTTTACTTCGGTGACGAAGTGGGTCGTAATATTGGCCCTTACGCGGATGATTTCCACCAAGGTACACGCTCTGACATGGTATGGAAGCTATCTGATGGGAAGCAAGCGCTGCTCAAACATTGGCAAACTCTTGGTCAGTTCCGTAAAGCGCATCCAGCGATTGGTGCAGGTCAGCACCAAGTGATTGAACAAGAAGGCGCGTACGTGTTCTCTCGCTCGCTTGGCAATGACAAAGTTGTTGTGGCTTTTGTTGGTCGTGAGAAATAA
- a CDS encoding AraC family transcriptional regulator — MALLSENHNFCADELDGLVIGVATDRSVHDSGVHFHEKDQLLSSQHGCMTITLENIKYVLPPMRAAWIPKGVLHNAQSTNVAQYRSLYFDPSLAARLPRKIRIFDVTPLMRLLIERMAFWPFEKPENEQVNTLNLFIEELNNSKDVYLQLPLPKDYRLQSWIAKIDDEAFTAPSLAQLSQLVGASEKTITRIFNRETGMPYQSWRQQWRLLGAIELLSSGSRIPEVADRLGFSSDSAFIYFFRQKTGQTPMNFMNDY; from the coding sequence ATGGCATTGCTTTCGGAAAATCATAATTTTTGTGCTGATGAGCTAGATGGGTTGGTCATCGGAGTCGCAACCGATAGATCAGTTCATGATTCAGGTGTCCACTTTCACGAGAAGGACCAACTACTTTCTTCACAACATGGTTGTATGACTATAACGCTTGAGAATATAAAATATGTACTGCCACCGATGAGAGCAGCATGGATTCCTAAAGGTGTATTGCACAATGCTCAGTCAACAAATGTGGCACAATACCGCTCTCTTTACTTTGACCCTTCACTGGCAGCGCGCCTGCCAAGGAAGATTCGAATCTTTGATGTTACGCCTCTTATGAGGCTTCTCATCGAGAGAATGGCTTTTTGGCCTTTCGAAAAACCTGAGAACGAACAGGTTAATACTCTTAATTTGTTTATAGAAGAGTTAAACAATTCCAAAGATGTCTATCTGCAACTGCCACTACCCAAAGATTATCGATTACAGTCTTGGATCGCGAAAATTGATGATGAGGCCTTCACAGCACCTTCTTTAGCTCAGTTAAGTCAATTGGTTGGGGCGAGCGAAAAAACGATTACGAGGATCTTTAACCGTGAGACGGGCATGCCTTATCAAAGTTGGCGTCAACAGTGGCGTCTACTAGGTGCTATTGAGCTTTTATCGAGTGGGTCTAGGATCCCAGAAGTGGCAGATAGACTCGGTTTTTCTAGCGATAGTGCGTTTATCTATTTCTTCAGACAGAAAACGGGCCAGACACCTATGAATTTTATGAATGACTATTAG
- the glgB gene encoding 1,4-alpha-glucan branching protein GlgB, translating to MFKNHKENIGAREKNLKTKVKKKHERAYQLLAEAAYSDPFASLGPFIDDGEGSLRVWMPGADKVELVISGEPRIELDREDESGFILKDKRDLHLTHYQLAVDWNGVEQLIDDPYQYHNIYQEYEHLHTPKDMYRYMGSQFVTIERGGENISGVRFLVYAPHASAISLVGSFNQWDGRRHPMQRLDYGIWGLFIPGLEEGVQYKFELKGPNGEGLPHKQDPWGFYSEQYPSFASITYDHNRYQWQDAKWQNRPVTQKRDEALSFYELHAGSWKRNADGDFLNYRELAAELLPYLVDMGYTHVELMPVSEHPFFGSWGYQPVGLFAPTSRYGSPDDFKFFVDACHQAGLGVVLDWVPAHFPSDDHGLANFDGTPLFHDPDPRRGWHQDWNSYIYDLGREHVRRFLVSNALYWFEQFHIDGIRVDAVASMLYLDYSRSHDQWIPNVDGGNENYDAIATLKWMNEEVYKHFPNAMTIAEESTAFPGVSAPTFMGGLGFGFKWNMGWMHDSLSYIQEDPIHRKYHHNTITFPLVYAHSENYVLSLSHDEVVYGKGSIHNKMPGDEWQQTANLRAYFGYMYGQPGKKLNFMGAELGQTAEWNHDDQLQWFLIEFGRHQGVQALIRDLNHLYRDEAAMHDQDCVPAGFEWRLQDEAEASILAHERISQVGERVLVISNFTPVPHGNFRLGVPMEGKYELLLNTDDAKYDGSDFEVLTSVDTEEVESESLPQSLELCLPPLSTVFYKLIK from the coding sequence ATGTTCAAAAACCATAAGGAGAATATCGGTGCTAGGGAGAAAAATTTGAAAACCAAGGTAAAGAAAAAACACGAACGCGCTTACCAATTATTAGCTGAGGCGGCTTACTCAGACCCGTTTGCGTCACTTGGTCCATTCATTGATGACGGCGAAGGATCGTTACGCGTTTGGATGCCAGGTGCAGACAAAGTTGAATTGGTTATCAGCGGCGAACCTCGAATTGAGCTAGATCGTGAAGATGAAAGCGGCTTCATCTTAAAAGACAAGCGTGACTTGCATCTAACGCATTACCAACTTGCAGTCGACTGGAATGGTGTAGAGCAGCTCATCGACGACCCTTACCAATACCACAACATTTATCAAGAATACGAACATCTACATACACCAAAAGACATGTACCGTTACATGGGTTCACAGTTTGTGACCATCGAGCGCGGTGGTGAAAACATCTCTGGTGTACGTTTCCTTGTTTATGCGCCTCATGCATCTGCTATCAGCCTAGTGGGTAGCTTTAACCAGTGGGATGGCCGTCGTCATCCAATGCAACGCCTAGACTACGGTATTTGGGGCCTATTCATTCCTGGTTTGGAAGAGGGCGTACAATACAAATTTGAACTCAAAGGTCCGAATGGGGAAGGGCTTCCTCATAAACAAGACCCTTGGGGCTTCTACTCTGAACAATACCCGTCATTCGCGTCGATCACATACGATCACAACCGTTACCAATGGCAAGATGCGAAATGGCAAAACCGTCCAGTGACGCAGAAACGTGATGAAGCGTTGTCATTCTACGAACTGCACGCTGGTTCCTGGAAGCGCAACGCAGACGGCGATTTCCTAAACTACCGTGAACTGGCCGCTGAGTTATTACCTTACCTTGTAGACATGGGCTACACCCACGTTGAACTGATGCCAGTTTCTGAACATCCGTTCTTTGGCTCTTGGGGTTACCAACCTGTTGGCTTGTTTGCGCCGACCAGTCGTTACGGCTCTCCGGATGATTTCAAGTTCTTCGTTGATGCGTGTCACCAAGCTGGCTTGGGCGTGGTACTGGATTGGGTACCTGCGCACTTCCCGTCGGATGATCATGGCTTAGCGAATTTTGATGGTACGCCTCTGTTCCACGATCCAGATCCTCGCCGTGGTTGGCACCAAGACTGGAACTCTTACATCTACGATCTAGGTCGTGAGCATGTGCGCCGTTTCCTTGTGTCTAACGCGCTTTACTGGTTTGAGCAATTCCATATTGATGGTATCCGTGTGGACGCTGTCGCGTCGATGCTCTACCTAGACTACTCACGCAGTCACGATCAGTGGATTCCAAATGTGGACGGCGGTAACGAGAACTACGATGCGATCGCAACGCTGAAGTGGATGAACGAAGAAGTGTACAAGCACTTCCCGAACGCAATGACCATTGCAGAAGAATCGACGGCATTCCCGGGCGTATCTGCACCGACATTTATGGGCGGTTTAGGCTTTGGCTTTAAGTGGAATATGGGTTGGATGCACGACAGTCTTTCTTACATCCAAGAAGATCCTATTCATCGCAAATACCACCATAATACCATCACATTCCCGCTTGTTTACGCACACAGCGAGAACTATGTACTGTCGCTATCTCATGATGAAGTGGTGTACGGCAAAGGCTCTATCCATAACAAGATGCCGGGTGATGAGTGGCAACAAACGGCGAACTTGCGTGCTTACTTCGGTTACATGTACGGTCAACCGGGCAAGAAGCTAAACTTCATGGGTGCAGAGCTTGGTCAGACCGCAGAATGGAACCACGACGATCAGTTGCAATGGTTCTTAATAGAATTTGGTCGTCACCAAGGTGTGCAAGCGCTGATTCGAGACTTGAACCATTTGTACCGTGATGAAGCGGCGATGCACGATCAAGATTGTGTGCCAGCTGGTTTTGAATGGCGTTTGCAAGATGAAGCGGAAGCAAGCATTCTTGCGCACGAGCGTATTAGCCAAGTTGGCGAACGCGTATTAGTGATCAGCAACTTTACCCCAGTGCCGCATGGAAATTTCCGTTTGGGCGTGCCGATGGAAGGTAAGTACGAACTTCTGCTTAACACGGACGATGCGAAATACGATGGTAGCGACTTTGAAGTGCTAACCAGCGTAGACACAGAAGAAGTAGAAAGTGAGTCACTACCTCAATCTCTAGAGTTGTGTTTGCCACCTCTATCGACGGTATTCTACAAGCTGATTAAATAA
- a CDS encoding MFS transporter: MNKLIEKVSIPLAIVLLMFPQIIETMYSPALTSVKSTFSVSSNEASKAMSIFFFAFAFGVVFWGRMCDIVGRRPSTLLGLVVFIISAIFTMLAPTFNLLLAGFGCCAFGAAVGSVCTQTIIRDGYRGKELSHVFSIAGTSVGISPVVGMLAGSWLTSLGGYQLVFIAMVVFIVTLLIWSLLKLPETRPEHTKKSSLLTVGIKMLTDAHIWYITVMIGLFNIALFSYYSIAPFMFEKLGASVNFFGNTGFILALGSVLGSLINMKLIRMHFSQEKIVMFASFLLLICGLCVFMMQESIWFFIPMVLVSLSFGLTIPNLLSGALTHYRDNLGSAGALLGLFYYLVIGFGLHRAAEFGDLAMTLIGCAGIACVISIIKYLIELVTFDISDIDF; this comes from the coding sequence GTGAATAAATTAATAGAAAAAGTGTCCATTCCTTTAGCGATTGTGCTCTTGATGTTTCCACAAATCATCGAAACAATGTACAGCCCTGCACTGACTTCCGTGAAAAGTACGTTTAGTGTTAGTAGCAATGAAGCCTCAAAAGCAATGTCAATTTTCTTTTTCGCTTTTGCCTTTGGAGTGGTTTTTTGGGGGAGAATGTGTGACATCGTAGGCCGAAGGCCATCAACGCTACTTGGACTGGTCGTATTTATTATCTCAGCCATATTTACCATGCTTGCACCAACATTCAATTTATTGCTCGCCGGTTTTGGTTGTTGCGCATTTGGTGCGGCTGTTGGCTCCGTCTGTACTCAGACTATTATTCGTGATGGCTACCGTGGCAAAGAGCTCAGTCACGTTTTCTCAATTGCTGGTACATCTGTCGGTATTAGTCCGGTAGTTGGGATGCTCGCTGGCAGTTGGTTAACTTCACTCGGCGGATACCAATTGGTGTTCATCGCTATGGTTGTGTTCATCGTTACTCTATTAATTTGGTCATTGTTAAAATTGCCAGAGACAAGACCAGAACACACTAAAAAAAGTAGCTTATTGACTGTTGGTATAAAAATGCTGACCGATGCGCATATCTGGTACATCACAGTCATGATAGGTTTGTTTAATATCGCGCTGTTTTCTTACTACAGCATCGCACCATTTATGTTTGAGAAACTGGGTGCAAGTGTCAACTTTTTTGGTAACACAGGGTTTATACTTGCACTGGGCTCCGTATTAGGTTCTCTTATCAATATGAAATTAATACGCATGCATTTTAGCCAAGAAAAAATTGTGATGTTTGCTTCATTCTTGCTTTTAATATGTGGCCTTTGCGTTTTCATGATGCAAGAGTCTATCTGGTTTTTCATCCCTATGGTATTGGTATCCCTATCCTTTGGGCTGACCATACCAAACCTTTTAAGTGGTGCGTTAACACATTATCGCGATAACTTAGGGAGTGCCGGTGCACTATTGGGCTTGTTCTACTACCTGGTCATCGGATTTGGCCTTCACAGAGCTGCTGAGTTTGGTGATTTGGCGATGACTTTAATCGGCTGTGCTGGCATAGCTTGTGTCATATCTATCATCAAATATCTTATTGAACTGGTTACTTTCGACATTTCAGATATTGATTTTTAA
- a CDS encoding multidrug effflux MFS transporter: protein MNKLIEKVSIPLAVVLLMFPQIIETMYSPALTSVKSTFGVSSNEAAQAMSIFFVAFAFGVVFWGRMCDIVGRRPSTLLGLVVFIIAAIFTMLAPTFNLLLAGFGCCAFGAAVGSVCTQTIIRDGYHGKELGHVFSIVGTSIGISPVVGMLAGSWLTSFGGYQWVFFAMVVFIVALLIWSLFKLPETKPEHTKKDSLLSVGIKMLTDAHIWYITIMVGLFNIALFSYYSIAPFMFEKLGASVNFFGNTGFILALGSVLGSLINMKLIRMHLSHEKIVMFASFLLLISGFGVFIMQESVWFFIPVVLVSLSFGLAIPNLLSGALTHYRDHLGSAGALLGLFYYLVIGFGLHRAAEFGDLAMTLIGCAAVACVISMMKHLVGLVTFKTSDTNS from the coding sequence ATGAATAAATTAATAGAAAAAGTATCTATCCCGTTGGCCGTCGTGCTTTTGATGTTTCCGCAAATCATCGAAACAATGTACAGCCCTGCACTGACTTCTGTGAAAAGTACGTTCGGTGTCAGTAGCAATGAAGCCGCACAAGCTATGTCAATTTTCTTTGTCGCTTTTGCCTTTGGTGTGGTTTTTTGGGGAAGAATGTGTGACATCGTAGGCCGAAGACCATCAACCCTACTTGGACTGGTCGTATTTATTATCGCAGCCATTTTTACCATGCTTGCACCAACATTCAATTTGTTACTCGCTGGTTTTGGTTGTTGCGCATTTGGAGCGGCTGTTGGCTCCGTCTGTACTCAGACTATTATTCGTGATGGCTACCATGGCAAAGAACTCGGCCACGTTTTCTCGATTGTCGGCACATCGATCGGTATTAGCCCTGTAGTTGGAATGCTCGCTGGCAGTTGGTTAACTTCATTCGGCGGATACCAATGGGTGTTCTTCGCTATGGTCGTGTTCATCGTGGCTTTATTAATTTGGTCTTTGTTCAAATTGCCAGAGACAAAACCAGAGCACACCAAAAAAGATAGTTTGCTGTCTGTTGGTATAAAAATGCTGACCGATGCGCATATCTGGTACATCACAATCATGGTAGGTTTGTTTAACATCGCGCTGTTTTCTTATTACAGCATCGCACCATTTATGTTTGAGAAACTGGGTGCAAGTGTCAACTTTTTTGGTAACACAGGGTTCATACTCGCTCTGGGATCCGTATTAGGTTCTCTTATCAACATGAAATTAATACGCATGCATTTAAGCCACGAAAAGATTGTGATGTTTGCTTCATTCTTGCTTTTAATTAGCGGTTTTGGCGTGTTCATAATGCAAGAGTCCGTTTGGTTTTTCATTCCTGTGGTATTGGTATCCCTATCATTTGGATTGGCTATTCCTAACCTTTTGAGTGGCGCGTTAACTCACTATCGAGACCACTTAGGGAGTGCTGGTGCACTATTGGGCTTATTCTACTATCTGGTCATCGGATTTGGCCTTCACAGAGCCGCTGAGTTTGGTGATTTGGCAATGACTTTAATTGGCTGCGCTGCCGTTGCATGTGTCATTTCAATGATGAAGCATCTCGTTGGGCTAGTCACTTTCAAGACATCCGATACCAATTCCTAA
- the mtgA gene encoding monofunctional biosynthetic peptidoglycan transglycosylase — MRKIKSLLFNILLVLLLLPVMLVGIVKYVDPPIWGWKISRMISPPEGFSEESQNEWVPLSDISKHIQLAVIATEDQKFPTHYGVDFDSLFKVISESGENGPSRGASTITQQTAKNVFLFPSHSYVRKAYELYFALLMEAMWSKERILEVYLNVVEFGPGIYGAEAAAQNYFGIPAKQLSTRQAARLAVVLPNPYRIKVYPQTSYTISRVNWAMRQMRNLGSVQL, encoded by the coding sequence TTGAGAAAGATTAAATCCCTTCTGTTCAATATCTTATTGGTGCTTTTGCTTTTACCAGTGATGCTCGTTGGCATAGTGAAATACGTCGATCCACCAATTTGGGGATGGAAGATCAGCCGCATGATTTCTCCTCCAGAGGGATTCTCTGAAGAGAGTCAAAATGAATGGGTGCCTTTGAGTGACATTTCTAAGCACATTCAATTGGCCGTGATTGCGACAGAAGATCAAAAGTTCCCGACCCATTACGGAGTGGATTTTGACTCCTTGTTTAAAGTGATCTCAGAGTCTGGCGAGAACGGCCCTTCTCGCGGTGCGAGCACGATTACTCAGCAAACTGCAAAGAACGTGTTTCTGTTTCCCTCACACTCTTATGTGCGCAAAGCTTATGAGCTTTATTTTGCTCTGCTGATGGAAGCAATGTGGAGTAAAGAACGCATTCTCGAAGTGTATTTGAATGTGGTGGAATTTGGCCCAGGTATTTATGGCGCAGAAGCCGCTGCGCAAAACTACTTTGGTATCCCTGCTAAACAACTTTCGACGCGCCAAGCCGCAAGGCTAGCAGTAGTGCTGCCAAACCCTTATCGAATCAAAGTCTACCCTCAGACTTCTTACACCATCAGCCGCGTCAATTGGGCGATGAGACAAATGCGCAACCTAGGGAGCGTGCAGCTTTAA